From one Planktothrix agardhii NIES-204 genomic stretch:
- a CDS encoding putative ABC transport substrate-binding protein: MKQLKFWKRLGLLFVLGLFLSWGVSCSTSSPTSQNGKQEIEFWTMQLQPQFTDYFNQLIANFETENPGLKVKWVDIPWSAMESKVLAAVAAKTAADVINLNPDFAALLAGRNAWLNLNEMVPETVQAQYLPNIWQANKIEVCPNDKCETVTFGIPWYLTTQITIYNQQLLQQAGINQPPKTYTELAQVAEKVKEKTGKYAFFMSFVPEDSAQVLQSLVQMGVVLLDKNGKAAFNTPEGKAAFEYWVSLYQKDLLPKEVLTQGHRRAIELYQAGEIALLASGPQFLKAISQNAPTVAQVSVPAPQITGDKRKTTVAVMNLVMPRSTDVPEQSLKFALFVTNSTNQLAFAKAANVLPSIQEALKDSHFTTLPANSTVADQARLISAQELKNAQVLIPPKKDIKQLQKIIYDNLQAAMLNQKTVDQAIADAEKSWNER, from the coding sequence ATGAAACAATTAAAATTTTGGAAACGGTTGGGTTTGTTATTCGTTTTGGGTTTATTTTTAAGCTGGGGTGTCAGTTGCTCCACCTCTTCCCCAACCTCTCAAAACGGGAAGCAAGAAATTGAATTTTGGACAATGCAACTCCAACCACAATTTACGGATTATTTTAATCAACTCATTGCCAATTTTGAAACCGAAAATCCAGGGTTAAAAGTGAAGTGGGTTGATATTCCTTGGTCGGCGATGGAAAGTAAAGTATTAGCTGCGGTTGCGGCTAAAACTGCCGCCGATGTGATTAACTTAAATCCTGATTTTGCGGCTTTATTAGCAGGACGAAATGCTTGGTTAAATCTCAATGAAATGGTTCCTGAAACGGTTCAAGCTCAATATTTACCCAATATTTGGCAAGCGAATAAAATAGAAGTTTGTCCGAACGATAAATGCGAAACTGTTACCTTTGGGATTCCTTGGTATTTAACCACTCAAATTACTATTTATAACCAACAATTACTCCAACAAGCGGGAATAAATCAACCGCCCAAAACCTATACAGAATTAGCACAAGTCGCAGAAAAAGTCAAGGAAAAAACGGGAAAATATGCGTTTTTCATGTCTTTTGTGCCGGAAGATTCTGCCCAGGTTTTACAATCTTTGGTACAGATGGGTGTGGTATTACTGGATAAAAATGGCAAGGCGGCTTTTAATACTCCTGAAGGTAAAGCTGCTTTTGAATATTGGGTTAGTTTATATCAAAAAGATTTACTTCCTAAAGAGGTTTTGACCCAAGGACATCGCCGAGCAATTGAATTATATCAGGCGGGAGAAATAGCTTTATTAGCTTCGGGGCCACAGTTTTTAAAAGCTATTAGTCAAAATGCCCCCACGGTAGCTCAAGTGTCTGTTCCCGCGCCTCAAATTACTGGAGATAAGAGGAAAACTACGGTGGCGGTAATGAATTTAGTCATGCCCAGATCTACGGATGTTCCTGAACAATCTTTAAAGTTTGCTTTGTTTGTAACTAATAGTACAAATCAACTGGCATTTGCGAAAGCTGCTAATGTTTTACCTTCAATTCAAGAAGCTCTTAAAGATAGTCATTTTACCACCCTTCCTGCTAATTCAACCGTGGCAGATCAAGCCCGTTTAATTAGTGCACAAGAACTCAAAAATGCTCAGGTTTTGATTCCCCCTAAAAAAGATATTAAACAGTTGCAAAAAATTATTTATGATAATCTACAAGCTGCAATGTTGAATCAAAAAACTGTTGATCAAGCGATCGCAGATGCGGAAAAAAGTTGGAATGAAAGATAA
- a CDS encoding periplasmic protein, function unknown (target gene of sycrp1), with translation MKISVRHFFSFILFIILSGISPALAFKLDPISRVFEPAGAGATQSYQVINDSAEQIAVELSIAERKISLEGQETTESADDDFLVYPSQIVLPPQGVQSVRVTWLGNPNPEKELAYRIIAEQLPINLNNPEESQAETTSGAVKVMFRYMGSVYIRPKNAESKVVLNGITHEKGTDGNDRLVITFDNQGTRRAVLSELNLNLTSQGSQLTLKPEQLEGVNNGVILAGNQRRFSMPWPQQLPIGEVTGTFTFKDVN, from the coding sequence ATGAAAATTTCAGTTCGACATTTTTTTAGTTTTATTTTATTTATCATATTAAGTGGGATTTCCCCCGCATTAGCTTTTAAATTAGACCCAATCTCTAGGGTATTTGAACCAGCAGGAGCAGGGGCTACCCAGTCTTATCAAGTTATTAATGATAGTGCCGAACAAATCGCCGTTGAACTGTCAATAGCCGAGCGAAAAATTAGCTTAGAAGGTCAAGAAACCACCGAAAGTGCTGATGATGATTTTTTAGTGTATCCATCCCAAATCGTATTACCACCCCAAGGAGTACAATCAGTACGGGTGACATGGTTAGGTAATCCCAACCCAGAAAAAGAACTAGCTTATCGTATTATTGCCGAACAATTACCGATTAATCTCAACAACCCAGAAGAGTCACAAGCCGAAACAACATCAGGTGCGGTTAAAGTCATGTTTCGTTATATGGGATCAGTGTATATTCGTCCTAAAAATGCCGAATCAAAAGTTGTCCTGAATGGCATTACTCATGAAAAAGGAACTGATGGAAATGATCGGTTAGTGATTACCTTTGATAATCAAGGAACGCGGCGTGCTGTCTTATCAGAATTAAATTTAAACTTAACCAGTCAAGGCAGTCAATTAACCTTAAAACCTGAACAATTAGAAGGAGTGAATAATGGAGTGATTTTAGCTGGAAATCAACGACGGTTTTCTATGCCTTGGCCCCAACAATTGCCCATCGGTGAAGTCACAGGAACATTTACATTTAAAGATGTGAATTGA
- the pilM gene encoding pilus assembly membrane protein PilM, whose product MVSFLQRLFSKRKPGVGIELATERINLVELRKKGNQLKLVTLATTPVPEGIVQDGQIVDTPAMAELIQSTVTDNNIKAKTVGTSIPGREAVTRIIPVPAELNDDELKEYMNAESGLYLPFPREEGDVDYQKLGRFVDEDGIEKVQVLLVATRKEVTDTYVETFAQAGLKVTVLEVSSFSLIRTLKHQLEQFSSTEAAIIADIQFDSTELAIVVNGIPQFNRAIPIGLFQVQSALNSAMNLPPTRDISELQAMTLPVTDTMGALNDPNPGTNAIIKVFAELADELRRSVDFYINQSDGLEMAQLLLTGPGAAIGQLDEFFMQRLAMPATQVDPIESLALAFEREIPPEQRASLGVALGLGMRMT is encoded by the coding sequence ATGGTTAGTTTCTTACAAAGATTGTTCTCCAAGCGGAAGCCAGGAGTCGGAATTGAATTAGCCACAGAGCGAATTAATCTGGTGGAACTGCGGAAAAAAGGCAACCAATTAAAGTTAGTCACCTTAGCGACCACTCCGGTTCCCGAGGGCATTGTCCAAGATGGCCAAATTGTCGATACTCCAGCCATGGCGGAGTTAATTCAGTCCACTGTCACCGATAACAATATCAAAGCTAAGACCGTTGGTACATCCATCCCCGGACGGGAAGCCGTAACCCGGATTATTCCGGTTCCCGCCGAACTCAATGACGACGAACTCAAAGAATACATGAACGCCGAGTCGGGATTGTACCTCCCATTTCCCAGGGAAGAAGGAGACGTCGATTATCAAAAATTAGGGCGATTTGTAGATGAGGATGGCATCGAAAAAGTACAGGTTTTATTAGTCGCCACCCGCAAAGAAGTGACGGATACCTATGTAGAAACCTTTGCTCAAGCAGGTTTAAAAGTTACTGTATTAGAAGTTAGTAGTTTTTCTCTGATTCGTACCCTAAAACATCAACTTGAGCAGTTTTCCTCCACCGAAGCCGCGATTATTGCCGATATTCAATTTGATAGTACGGAATTGGCGATTGTTGTCAATGGCATTCCCCAGTTTAACCGCGCCATTCCTATTGGTCTGTTCCAAGTGCAAAGTGCCTTAAATAGTGCCATGAATTTACCTCCTACGAGGGATATCAGTGAATTACAGGCCATGACCCTTCCCGTGACTGATACAATGGGAGCATTAAACGATCCGAATCCCGGAACCAATGCCATCATTAAGGTTTTCGCTGAATTAGCCGATGAACTACGTCGCTCCGTTGACTTTTATATTAATCAAAGTGATGGCTTAGAAATGGCGCAGTTACTATTAACTGGCCCCGGGGCTGCGATTGGACAACTCGATGAGTTTTTCATGCAACGGTTGGCCATGCCTGCCACCCAAGTTGACCCGATTGAATCCCTCGCCCTTGCCTTTGAGCGGGAAATTCCCCCAGAACAACGTGCTAGTTTAGGAGTGGCATTAGGTTTAGGAATGCGAATGACCTAA
- the pilN gene encoding pilus assembly protein PilN, with translation MYNLEINFLNDRPDLLEREVRQQVSYTKNIDQTPILIGVGAAVVLNAIIGGAWLIFDRQNADLQKELDTLVATLGTKTSEVQALDQINDQTKQANQEADALATVFNQIKPWSALSLELGQLMQVAGVRIIDIKQTEPEIIPVAAAAPPPAAASADGQAAAPPPPPDPATAKLEISGVANSFTQINDFILLLNQSPFFNGEKTRLISAKLEENPTQLVSKLAGTDTGNLKPQLESVVKYTIETNLSRASASELLPELQSKGALGLVNRIKTLQEKGVIKQ, from the coding sequence ATGTATAACTTAGAGATCAACTTTTTGAATGATCGACCCGATCTATTAGAACGGGAAGTTCGACAACAGGTGAGTTACACCAAGAATATTGACCAGACTCCTATTTTAATCGGTGTTGGGGCGGCTGTAGTCCTAAATGCCATCATTGGCGGAGCTTGGTTGATTTTTGACCGACAAAATGCCGATTTACAAAAAGAACTCGATACCCTCGTTGCCACCTTGGGCACAAAAACATCGGAGGTACAAGCCTTAGATCAAATTAATGACCAAACCAAGCAAGCCAATCAGGAAGCCGACGCCCTGGCCACCGTATTTAATCAGATTAAACCCTGGTCAGCCCTCAGCCTGGAATTAGGACAACTGATGCAGGTCGCCGGGGTGAGAATTATTGATATTAAACAAACTGAACCCGAAATCATCCCAGTGGCAGCAGCCGCACCCCCACCCGCAGCAGCCTCCGCCGACGGTCAAGCGGCCGCCCCGCCCCCTCCACCAGATCCAGCAACCGCTAAATTAGAAATTTCAGGAGTGGCTAACTCTTTTACCCAAATTAATGACTTTATATTATTACTGAATCAATCCCCCTTTTTTAATGGGGAAAAAACCCGATTAATTTCGGCTAAATTAGAAGAGAATCCCACTCAACTTGTATCCAAACTCGCTGGTACGGACACGGGGAATCTTAAACCCCAGTTAGAATCGGTGGTCAAATATACGATTGAAACAAATCTCAGTCGAGCCAGTGCCTCCGAGTTGTTACCCGAGCTTCAAAGTAAAGGAGCTTTAGGATTAGTTAATCGGATTAAAACCCTTCAGGAAAAAGGAGTCATCAAGCAATGA
- the pilO gene encoding type IV pilus assembly protein PilO — MTVANEFIQDVDGEDSGPVIFGIALTPKIMGIGAGVVGVLVAGFLIYQFVLPTLTIGQTLRGDIKTKQDEIEKQDQRLREKDKAKKELADAKIRRDTVTALFADDASLETLLFDINEQINKINAGIIDGDKLAQLTQFKPILPEKPEDRDEIVNDSSLGADVNGKLRRRRYEVEFTGSFEQTRQFLVALERLQPLLVVRGLKSQLGDATSVIEGEYRQGKFVPSANQPQRRLKSNFELQVLLPLSQEEVKAAAAAAAAEPPK; from the coding sequence ATGACCGTAGCCAATGAATTTATTCAAGATGTAGACGGCGAAGACAGTGGGCCAGTTATCTTTGGCATTGCCTTAACACCAAAAATCATGGGAATTGGTGCGGGAGTTGTTGGCGTCCTCGTAGCGGGTTTCTTAATTTATCAATTCGTGCTTCCCACCTTAACCATAGGCCAAACTCTGCGGGGAGATATTAAAACTAAACAAGACGAAATTGAGAAACAAGATCAACGTTTACGCGAAAAAGATAAGGCTAAAAAAGAATTAGCAGACGCTAAAATTCGTCGAGATACAGTTACAGCTTTATTTGCCGATGATGCTAGTTTAGAAACTCTGTTATTTGATATTAACGAACAGATTAATAAAATTAATGCTGGGATAATTGATGGTGACAAACTAGCCCAACTCACCCAGTTTAAACCGATTCTACCAGAAAAACCAGAAGACAGGGACGAGATTGTTAACGATAGTAGCCTAGGGGCAGATGTGAATGGCAAACTCAGAAGACGCAGATATGAGGTTGAATTTACAGGCAGTTTTGAACAAACTCGCCAGTTTTTAGTTGCCCTGGAAAGACTACAACCTCTGTTAGTGGTCAGAGGCTTAAAATCCCAATTAGGGGATGCAACTTCCGTGATTGAGGGAGAATATCGACAAGGGAAATTTGTTCCCTCTGCGAATCAACCTCAAAGACGCCTAAAAAGCAATTTTGAATTACAGGTATTATTACCCTTGAGTCAAGAAGAAGTTAAAGCTGCGGCTGCCGCGGCTGCTGCTGAACCTCCTAAATAA
- the pilQ gene encoding bifunctional pilus assembly protein PilQ/type II secretion pathway protein D yields the protein MKHFQRIGAGILTGAAIAIVAPTPAFAQTQVQDIRLVEMNGEVALVLVTRSGERPEVFVVRRGNDFVADIINTQLPAQKQNFQQNNPIPGIASVVVTQLDSTSVRVIVSGVNGSPEARIMQGSNEGIVISMGASAGAVAQVPNQVPPAAPPVPPAPPARSPQPVLVPDPQITIGGRNVPQSGIRPSDAAPPFLPRAVAPPVGDIAVSNINPTTTSAIRLDNAAQRIPRLVLRDAPVLDVLALLARTAGLNIAFLDGASEQSGQASQGATATGNGQKISLDIENESVEDVFNHVLRLSGLEANRTGNTVFIGSRLPNSVRNVVVRSLRLNQVNSRVAANFLAGMGAESAVTRVTQKTTVESVDVPNTDQTITTTETTLDTSVDTLRIESKDSTPLLRGLQVLADERLNTITLVGPPSLVELASAQLIQLDLRQRQVAVNVKVIDMNLTGTDAASSSFSFGINDTFFVNDGGAASVNFGGYNPPNQATATSGINARPIIPNAPLAGQAPFYNPNGLSTTPLTAPGGGVGLDPIAPVTSRPGQIGISAYEPYTRDLATGAVTALGSVTNSVFPFFQYPRKFLSTLTAQIISGNAKILTDPTLVVQEGEKASVALVENIVKAVKVTTISNNGGIQTDSDPKFEDVGLKLGVNIERIDDNGFVTLIVTPEISAIGDRVEISSNGAFATQTFVRTLNSGRVRLRDGQTLILSGIIQERERVNASKIPLLGDLPIVGSLFRRTTKENTRAEVIVLVTPQILDDSDRAPYGYEYSPSPDALRMMQRR from the coding sequence GTGAAACATTTTCAAAGAATTGGTGCAGGAATTTTAACTGGTGCTGCGATCGCCATTGTCGCACCAACCCCGGCATTTGCACAAACCCAAGTCCAGGATATCCGACTGGTGGAAATGAACGGGGAAGTGGCTTTAGTCTTAGTCACCCGTAGCGGAGAACGACCGGAGGTTTTTGTGGTCAGACGCGGCAATGATTTTGTTGCCGATATTATTAATACCCAACTTCCGGCCCAAAAACAAAACTTTCAACAAAATAATCCTATCCCCGGTATTGCCTCGGTGGTAGTTACCCAACTGGATTCTACCAGTGTGCGGGTGATTGTCAGTGGGGTGAATGGTTCCCCCGAAGCCCGGATTATGCAAGGGTCTAACGAAGGCATTGTGATTAGTATGGGTGCATCTGCGGGTGCTGTGGCCCAAGTACCTAATCAAGTCCCCCCAGCGGCACCGCCCGTACCTCCAGCCCCCCCAGCCAGAAGCCCTCAACCCGTATTAGTTCCCGATCCTCAAATTACTATTGGTGGCCGCAATGTTCCCCAGAGTGGGATTCGTCCTTCTGATGCGGCTCCGCCTTTCCTTCCTCGGGCCGTTGCCCCACCAGTCGGGGATATTGCGGTTTCTAATATCAATCCCACAACCACTTCTGCGATTCGTTTAGATAATGCTGCTCAACGAATTCCCCGTTTAGTCTTGCGAGATGCCCCTGTTCTTGATGTACTAGCATTATTAGCCCGCACAGCAGGATTAAATATTGCTTTTCTCGATGGAGCTTCTGAACAGTCAGGACAAGCAAGCCAAGGGGCAACAGCAACAGGTAACGGACAAAAAATTTCTCTCGATATTGAAAACGAGTCCGTTGAAGATGTTTTTAACCATGTTTTACGGTTAAGTGGGTTAGAAGCCAACCGCACGGGAAATACGGTTTTTATTGGGTCACGGCTGCCCAATTCTGTAAGAAATGTTGTGGTTCGTTCCTTGCGCCTCAATCAAGTTAATTCTAGGGTTGCAGCCAACTTTTTAGCAGGTATGGGTGCTGAAAGTGCAGTAACAAGGGTGACCCAAAAAACAACTGTTGAATCTGTCGATGTCCCTAACACAGATCAAACTATTACTACCACAGAGACTACTTTAGACACCAGTGTAGACACACTACGCATTGAGTCCAAAGATTCAACTCCTCTACTACGAGGTTTACAAGTTCTTGCAGATGAACGACTGAACACTATAACTTTAGTGGGGCCACCTAGTTTGGTAGAGTTGGCTTCGGCTCAACTGATTCAACTAGATCTCCGTCAGCGTCAAGTGGCTGTTAACGTGAAAGTCATTGACATGAATTTAACCGGAACAGATGCCGCTAGTAGTAGTTTCTCCTTTGGGATTAACGATACCTTCTTTGTCAATGATGGCGGTGCGGCTTCGGTTAATTTTGGTGGATATAATCCCCCGAATCAGGCAACCGCAACCAGTGGGATTAATGCCCGACCTATCATTCCGAATGCTCCCCTTGCTGGTCAGGCTCCTTTTTATAATCCTAACGGATTGTCTACAACTCCTTTAACAGCCCCCGGAGGAGGCGTTGGTTTAGACCCGATAGCACCAGTAACTTCCCGTCCGGGTCAAATCGGGATTTCTGCATACGAACCCTACACCAGAGATTTAGCAACTGGAGCGGTGACGGCTTTAGGTTCAGTTACGAATAGCGTTTTCCCCTTCTTCCAATATCCCCGCAAGTTCTTATCAACTCTAACGGCTCAAATTATTAGTGGTAATGCTAAGATTCTCACTGATCCGACCTTAGTGGTTCAGGAGGGTGAAAAAGCTTCCGTTGCTCTAGTTGAAAACATTGTTAAAGCTGTTAAGGTGACAACGATTTCTAACAATGGAGGTATACAAACTGATAGCGACCCTAAGTTTGAAGATGTTGGACTTAAGTTAGGGGTTAATATTGAAAGAATTGATGATAATGGGTTTGTTACACTTATTGTTACCCCTGAGATCAGTGCAATTGGTGATCGGGTTGAAATTAGTAGTAATGGTGCTTTTGCAACACAAACATTTGTACGCACTCTAAACTCTGGCAGGGTTCGTTTACGCGATGGTCAAACCTTAATTTTATCGGGGATTATTCAGGAAAGGGAACGAGTTAATGCAAGTAAAATTCCCCTATTAGGGGATTTACCCATTGTGGGCTCATTATTCCGCAGAACCACTAAGGAGAATACACGGGCGGAAGTGATTGTGTTAGTCACGCCTCAAATTTTGGATGACAGCGATCGCGCTCCCTACGGTTATGAATATAGCCCTAGTCCCGATGCCTTACGGATGATGCAAAGACGATAA
- a CDS encoding histone family protein DNA-binding protein has product MNKGELVDAVAERASVTKKQADAVLTAALETIMEAVSNDDKVTLVGFGSFESRERKAREGRNPKTGEKMEIPATKVPAFSSGKLFKEKVANTKAEPDSDED; this is encoded by the coding sequence ATGAACAAAGGTGAATTAGTGGACGCCGTAGCAGAACGGGCCAGTGTGACCAAAAAACAAGCTGATGCGGTGTTAACGGCAGCTTTAGAAACCATCATGGAAGCAGTTTCCAATGATGACAAAGTGACACTGGTTGGCTTTGGTTCCTTTGAGTCCCGCGAACGGAAAGCCCGTGAGGGTCGTAACCCGAAAACTGGGGAAAAAATGGAAATTCCAGCCACCAAAGTCCCGGCTTTTTCATCGGGTAAACTATTCAAGGAAAAAGTGGCTAATACCAAAGCAGAGCCAGACAGTGATGAGGACTAA
- a CDS encoding putative L-threonine-O-3-phosphate decarboxylase codes for MEATHSPRHGGNLIWAATVADCSPLDILDFSASINPWGPPLSALVAIQDHLRDLKAYPNPDYGELKEAIATQINRETGSNFLGADWVLPGNGAAELLTWAGRELAALDATYLLTPAFGDYGRSLRAFEGNVIECPLAMTSVELDFSMPQPLSSKSGLLLNNPHNPTGKLFTAEILLESLKQFALVVVDEAFMDFLLPTQQQSLVSWVKEYENLVILRSLTKFYSLPGLRLGYAIAHPQRLEKWQRWRDPWPVNSLAVAAGIAVLKDHEFQQQTWNWLEESRPQLYHNLANISGLKPYPGAANFILVESDVSVSKLQLNLLKKHRILIRDCLSFASLGDRYFRVAIRTEAENQRLIEALRDYSREQETAPPNPPCTVG; via the coding sequence GTGGAAGCAACCCATTCACCCCGTCATGGTGGAAATTTGATTTGGGCTGCGACCGTGGCCGACTGCTCTCCCTTGGATATTCTGGATTTTTCTGCCAGTATTAATCCTTGGGGGCCGCCTTTGTCGGCGCTGGTGGCAATTCAAGACCATCTGAGGGATTTAAAAGCCTATCCCAATCCCGATTATGGAGAATTGAAGGAAGCGATCGCCACTCAAATCAACCGCGAAACCGGATCGAACTTCCTAGGGGCGGATTGGGTTTTACCCGGAAATGGGGCAGCAGAGTTACTGACCTGGGCAGGACGGGAATTAGCGGCATTAGATGCGACCTATTTACTGACTCCTGCCTTTGGGGACTATGGGCGCTCACTCAGGGCTTTTGAGGGGAATGTGATTGAGTGTCCGCTTGCGATGACCTCTGTTGAGTTAGATTTCTCTATGCCTCAACCCTTGAGTTCTAAATCGGGGTTATTATTAAATAATCCCCATAATCCCACCGGAAAACTGTTTACGGCTGAAATATTATTAGAATCCTTAAAACAGTTTGCTTTGGTGGTGGTGGATGAGGCATTTATGGATTTTTTACTTCCCACTCAACAGCAAAGTTTAGTTTCTTGGGTGAAGGAATATGAAAATTTAGTGATATTGCGATCGCTAACCAAATTCTATAGTTTACCCGGATTGCGTTTAGGATATGCGATCGCCCATCCCCAACGCTTAGAAAAATGGCAACGGTGGCGCGATCCTTGGCCTGTAAATAGTTTGGCGGTGGCGGCGGGAATTGCTGTTTTAAAAGATCATGAATTTCAACAACAAACCTGGAATTGGTTAGAAGAATCCCGTCCTCAATTATATCATAATTTAGCTAATATATCAGGATTAAAACCCTATCCGGGTGCGGCTAATTTTATTTTAGTAGAATCTGATGTTTCGGTTTCTAAATTGCAATTAAATCTATTAAAAAAACACCGAATTCTAATTCGAGATTGTTTGAGTTTTGCCAGTTTGGGCGATCGCTATTTCCGAGTTGCAATTAGAACCGAAGCCGAGAATCAAAGGTTAATTGAGGCGTTAAGGGATTATAGCAGGGAACAGGAAACAGCCCCCCCAAACCCCCCGTGCACGGTGGGCTAG
- a CDS encoding stearoyl-CoA 9-desaturase, which produces MTFQTATSPENEPKLSGLTVAFFGIIHLLALLAPWFFSWSALGITLFLHWFFGSIGICLGYHRLLSHRSFKVPKWLEYGITLVGVCALQGGPIFWVAGHRLHHAHTEHEDKDPYSAKRGFWWSHMMWIFYPRPSFFDAEHYKRFAPDLARDPFYCWLDRYHLLMQIPVALLLYAIGGWSWVIYGVFVRAVVLWHSTWLINSVTHMWGYRSFDTNDNSRNLWWAAIFTYGEGWHNNHHAYPNVAKAGLKWWELDMTWWSIWVLKTVGLAQKVVMPPTQRVKQA; this is translated from the coding sequence ATGACGTTTCAGACCGCAACTTCCCCGGAAAATGAACCAAAATTAAGCGGTTTAACAGTTGCGTTTTTCGGTATTATCCATTTGCTGGCTTTATTAGCACCTTGGTTTTTTTCCTGGTCAGCGTTAGGAATTACGCTGTTTCTACACTGGTTTTTTGGCAGTATTGGAATTTGTTTAGGCTACCATCGTCTATTAAGTCATCGCAGTTTTAAAGTTCCCAAATGGTTAGAATATGGGATTACTTTAGTTGGGGTTTGTGCCTTGCAAGGGGGGCCGATTTTTTGGGTAGCCGGACACCGTTTGCACCATGCCCATACCGAACATGAAGATAAAGATCCCTACTCCGCAAAACGAGGATTTTGGTGGAGTCACATGATGTGGATTTTCTATCCTCGTCCATCCTTTTTTGACGCTGAACACTACAAACGATTTGCACCGGATTTAGCACGAGATCCCTTTTATTGTTGGTTAGATCGGTATCATCTGTTAATGCAAATTCCCGTGGCCTTACTGCTTTATGCCATTGGGGGTTGGTCATGGGTCATTTATGGGGTATTTGTCCGGGCTGTGGTGTTGTGGCATAGTACCTGGTTGATTAATTCGGTAACTCATATGTGGGGATACCGCAGCTTTGACACCAATGATAATTCTCGGAATCTTTGGTGGGCGGCAATTTTTACCTACGGGGAAGGTTGGCATAATAACCATCACGCCTATCCGAATGTTGCTAAAGCGGGACTGAAATGGTGGGAACTCGATATGACTTGGTGGTCAATTTGGGTTTTAAAAACCGTTGGTTTGGCCCAGAAAGTGGTCATGCCCCCGACTCAACGGGTAAAACAAGCCTAA
- a CDS encoding rubredoxin-type Fe(Cys)4 protein — MDLSNAETAKNLESAFGGESMANRKYLFFAEVTKKLGMGDLSKLFRETANQETEHAFAHFRLLHPELVVADPDALSDEEKKKIAARCLELAIEGETYEYTTMYPEFAAQARVDRDQKAVSEFEEQEAESREHAGIFRKAASNFGLLVPIEHHHANQYTEALNTLHSGAATAKSAPGDPQTQKWICRQCSMIYDPVVGDPDSGIAPGTAFEAIPEDWHCPICGVTKKSFMVYEEAIAA, encoded by the coding sequence ATGGACTTATCCAACGCAGAAACCGCCAAAAACCTTGAATCTGCCTTTGGTGGAGAATCAATGGCCAATCGCAAATATCTATTTTTCGCAGAAGTTACAAAAAAACTTGGGATGGGGGATTTGTCCAAACTATTTCGAGAAACCGCCAATCAAGAAACAGAACACGCCTTCGCCCATTTCCGCCTCCTGCATCCTGAATTAGTCGTCGCTGACCCCGATGCCCTATCCGACGAAGAAAAGAAAAAAATTGCCGCCCGGTGTTTGGAGTTAGCCATTGAAGGAGAAACCTACGAATACACCACCATGTACCCCGAATTTGCCGCCCAAGCCCGAGTTGATCGGGATCAGAAGGCGGTGAGTGAATTTGAAGAACAAGAGGCTGAGTCCCGGGAACACGCTGGAATTTTCCGCAAAGCCGCCTCTAACTTTGGCTTGTTGGTTCCGATTGAACATCATCACGCCAACCAATATACAGAGGCCCTGAACACACTACACAGTGGGGCTGCGACCGCCAAATCCGCTCCTGGCGATCCTCAAACCCAAAAATGGATTTGTCGCCAATGTTCAATGATTTACGATCCTGTTGTCGGTGATCCTGATTCGGGTATTGCCCCAGGAACAGCCTTTGAAGCCATTCCCGAAGATTGGCATTGTCCGATTTGTGGCGTAACCAAAAAGAGCTTTATGGTTTACGAAGAAGCGATCGCAGCCTAA
- a CDS encoding putative ferric uptake regulator, FUR family encodes MEGQNKTTEISQKMKQKGLRITPQRFAVYANLLSRYDHPTVDDILTEINRELPIASKASVYSALTVLRSVGLVREVLLDEGVTRYDAKVEPHHHFVCECCGQIQDLEWDVLGDLPLNPLPPGFRVNAYEITVKGCCDRCD; translated from the coding sequence ATGGAAGGTCAGAATAAAACCACCGAGATCAGCCAAAAGATGAAGCAAAAGGGGTTACGCATCACCCCCCAACGTTTTGCGGTTTATGCTAATCTCTTGTCTCGTTACGATCACCCGACAGTGGATGATATTCTCACCGAGATTAATCGTGAACTTCCTATCGCTTCTAAAGCTAGTGTTTATAGTGCTTTGACGGTTTTGCGATCGGTGGGATTAGTCCGAGAGGTACTGCTAGATGAAGGGGTAACTCGTTATGATGCCAAGGTGGAACCCCATCACCATTTTGTCTGTGAGTGTTGTGGGCAAATTCAGGATTTAGAGTGGGATGTCCTGGGTGATTTGCCTCTTAACCCTTTACCCCCAGGGTTTCGGGTGAATGCCTATGAAATTACGGTTAAGGGCTGTTGCGATCGCTGTGATTGA